In Populus nigra chromosome 1, ddPopNigr1.1, whole genome shotgun sequence, one genomic interval encodes:
- the LOC133695110 gene encoding chloride channel protein CLC-f: MLRETMEDGDQKHLLLKSNSSITQQHDDHDQQPLVLVVDNNDLEAAQAGGGGGGGGFNRSSSDNSRGGHKKTAAIKDLIRGFSGRRPSSSLNNSNLHYHHLDDEDDDTPSISDHDHRKNRNYDHRVKNINDHDDDDVLENGATPEWALLLIGCLLGLASGLCVAAFNKGVHLIHEWAWAGTPNEGAAWLRLQRLSDTWHRILLIPVAGGVIVGMMHGLVEILEQIRQNLSSHRKGFDLVAGVFPTVKAIQAAVTLGTGCSLGPEGPSVDIGKSCAHGFSLMMANNRERMNTLIAAGAAAGISSGFNAPVAGCFFAIETVLRPLHAENSPPFTTAMILLASVISSTVSNTLLGTQSAFTVPSYDLKSAAELPLYLILGMLCGVVSVAFTRLVTWFTKSFEFIKEKFGLHPVACPALGGLGAGIIALKYPGILYWGFTNVEEILHTGKSASAPGIWLLTQLAAAKVVATALCKGSLLVGGLYAPSLMIGAAVGAVFGGSAAELINSAIPGNAAVAQPQAYALVGMAATLASVCSVPLTSILLLFELTKDYRIILPLMGAVGLAIWVPSVADHGKENEKPGAHSLARGYSSLSNDTDDEAINEDLLAENLKVSKAMSKNYAKVSLSLTLKEAIKYMHDSKQNCLLVVDDEDLLEGILTYGDIRRLSKTSSDASTGDSTIIDVNTCLVSTVCTREIRYRGQVRGLLTCYPDTDLAIAKDLMEAKGIKQLPVVKRSGGSQKDWKRRIVAILHYDSIWNCLREEIARRGRVHQNRKEDDIEMIENGH, from the exons ATGTTGAGAGAAACAATGGAAGACGGCGATCAGAAGCATCTCCTCCTCAAATCCAATTCATCAATTACACAACAACACGATGACCATGACCAACAACCACTAGTACTTGTTGTAGACAATAACGACTTGGAAGCAGCACaagcaggaggaggaggaggaggaggaggattcaACAGAAGCAGCAGTGATAATAGCAGAGGAGGACATAAGAAGACTGCTGCTATCAAAGATCTGATTCGAGGTTTCTCAGGTCGTCGTCCCTCGTCCTCTCTCAACAACAGCAATCTTCATTATCATCATCTAGACGACGAAGACGACGACACTCCATCCATATCAGATCATGACCACCGTAAAAATCGTAATTATGACCACCGTGTTAAGAATATTAATGATCACGACGACGACGACGTTTTAGAGAATGGTGCCACTCCTGAATGGGCCTTGCTTCTTATTGGTTGCCTTCTCGGTCTCGCCTCCGGTCTCTGTGTCGCCGCTTTCAATAAAGGG GTTCATTTAATACATGAATGGGCCTGGGCTGGGACTCCAAACGAGGGTGCTGCATGGCTTCGTCTGCAAAGGCTGTCAGACACTTGGCATCGGATTCTTTTAATCCCTGTCGCTGGAGGAGTTATTGTTGGAATGATGCATGGCTTGGTTGAAATATTGGAGCAAATAAGGCAGAACCTTTCTTCTCACAGAAAAGGTTTTGATTTGGTCGCAGGAGTGTTTCCTACAGTGAAAGCCATTCAGGCAGCTGTTACTTTAGGTACTGGTTGTTCTTTGGGTCCTGAAGGACCTAGTGTAGACATCGGCAAATCATGTGCCCATGGATTCTCTTTAATGATGGCAAACAATAGAGAAAGGATGAATACTCTTATTGCAGCTGGCGCAGCTGCTGGGATTTCTTCAG GTTTCAATGCACCTGTTGCTggttgtttttttgctattgaAACTGTGTTGAGGCCTCTCCATGCTGAAAATTCACCTCCATTTACAACTGCAATGATTCTGTTGGCTTCTGTAATATCATCAACTGTATCGAACACGTTACTTGGAACACAATCAGCTTTTACAGTGCCATCGTATGATTTGAAATCTGCTGCTG AATTACCCTTATACCTGATTTTGGGCATGCTATGTGGTGTTGTAAGTGTGGCCTTCACTCGATTGGTCACTTGGTTCACCAAGTCATTTGagtttatcaaagaaaaatttggcctTCATCCTGTTGCATGCCCTGCTTTAGGTGGTTTAGGAGCTGGAATAATTGCTCTGAAGTATCCTGGAATACTATATTGGGGTTTCACCAATGTTGAAGAAATCTTACACACTGGAAAGAGTGCTTCTGCTCCTGGAATCTGGTTATTAACCCAACTAGCAGCTGCCAAAGTTGTGGCCACTGCTCTGTGTAAGGGTTCGTTGCTTGTAGGTGGCCTTTATGCACCAAGTTTGATGATTGGTGCAGCTGTTGGTGCTGTATTTGGAGGTTCAGCTGCAGAACTTATCAATTCAGCCATTCCAGGAAATGCTGCCGTTGCCCAGCCACAGGCATATGCATTG GTTGGAATGGCTGCTACGTTAGCATCAGTTTGTTCAGTGCCCTTGACATCAATTCTACTTCTGTTTGAGTTGACAAAAGATTACAGGATAATCCTTCCCCTCATG GGAGCTGTTGGGTTAGCGATATGGGTCCCATCTGTGGCTGACCATGGCAAGGAGAATGAAAAACCTGGTGCTCATAGTTTGGCTAGAGGTTATTCTTCTCTTTCAAACGATACTGATGATGAAGCAATCAATGAAGATTTGCTTGCAGAAAATCTCAAG GTTTCTAAGgccatgtcaaagaactatgCAAAGGTTTCATTAAGCTTAACATTGAAAGAAGCTATAAAATATATGCATGACAGTAAACAGAATTGCTTGCTCgttgttgatgatgaagatTTACTGGAAGGAATACTAACATATGGCGACATCAGACGGCTGTCCAAGACATCTAGCGATGCTTCCACGGGTGATTCAACAATCATAGAT GTAAATACCTGTCTTGTTTCTACTGTTTGCACCCGGGAGATAAGGTACCGAGGTCAAGTTCGTGGACTTTTGACATGTTATCCTGACACTGATTTGGCAATTGCCAAGGATTTGATGGAGGCCAAAGGCATCAAGCAGTTGCCTGTGGTTAAGCGTAGTGGAGGCTCTCAAAAAGATTGGAAACGAAGGATTGTTGCTATCCTTCATTATGACTCAATCTGGAATTGCCTCAG AGAGGAGATAGCTCGGAGGGGACGAGTCCATCAGAACAGAAAAGAGGATGATATTGAGATGATTGAAAACGGGCATTAA
- the LOC133695121 gene encoding uncharacterized protein At4g26450-like isoform X2, with protein sequence MHARHRSPGNGYRSGAMGVGVGASRISPDTSARGHGFYNSEHRSFNNRGFGRGQGHPRSFRQPPQPPTQKGDVLMEAGRLAAEYLVSKGLLPQSALSGKWQNGGFKMQAGDYQDFRQQEDLMHEGRTSAHSRLGSGASDTGLSRRRYSDDFNSRNHVKGRRRGEHYRGYSAEWGREYGRSGPLSDRNRVSPDMEGQSDTVSEHYEEQQVSNDVGDGMEKSGLSGVAPESEETADIESGLSKYNHPDETGSKASSSSVPKEETGGEPSKGSGDPANLNLGNGEVKDSNYDYEPEKQIVPEDLPIQQSAVEGDISGKNGSDLLTLSKFANVPTKTRSALSCRTSRVDQVPNNEDEGTSGIGLNKGSEDSVQDGLDNVSAADVLANAPHDSNCPNSEITEVAVVQSAKDVDEEGPEYGAVQGKCVRSHSFPVRAFIHDNEQESSLGPSGFGRSTSVKERGEKRAAEGSDFSEVVKKPREWLPSLVNTTDELLHLSNLNENAGGSQEERVSPDQQVTMAATQDTYVSNCRFPRTGGEPGFKYAQEKQLFPSSFKIVDLNLMETSDMNDTHRSDPVLTHPSIMTIGKQAPQVDIDLSMSNSNISGEYTRHMTDGKQVEIIDLENDTLEDKDFDSSQRKTEIAFNGTEGFPNHSQNVGNVTDVQDNYDGLMLSEFLSNFPNCTSVPENINPLPNEMGLDNGEGTLGDDDSIYMSLGEIPLSFIPAWEQPTPQEYEKPF encoded by the exons ATGCATGCTAGGCATAGAAGTCCTGGAAATGGATACAGGTCTGGTGCCATGGGGGTGGGCGTGGGTGCATCCAGGATATCACCAGATACTTCAGCTAGAGGCCATGGCTTTTACAATTCCGAACACAGAAGCTTCAATAACCGTGGCTTTGGCCGCGGCCAGGGCCACCCCAGATCTTTTCGCCAACCTCCTCAGCCACCGACACAGAAAGGTGATGTTTTGATGGAAGCTGGTAGGCTTGCAGCTGAGTATTTAGTTTCCAAGGGATTGTTACCTCAGAGTGCACTTTCTGGTAAATGGCAGAATGGTGGTTTCAAAATGCAAGCTGGGGATTATCAGGACTTTAGGCAACAAGAAGACCTTATGCATGAGGGCCGAACATCTGCCCATTCTCGGCTAGGGAGTGGCGCTTCTGATACTGGACTGAGCAGGAGAAGATACTCTGATGACTTCAATTCGAGGAATCATGTGAAAGGAAGGAGGAGAGGAGAACATTACCGGGGTTATAGCGCTGAGTGGGGTAGAGAATATGGGAGGAGTGGGCCATTGTCGGATAGGAATAGAGTGTCCCCTGATATGGAGGGGCAGAGTGATACAGTTTCTGAACACTATGAAGAGCAGCAAGTTAGCAATGATGTTGGTGATGGGATGGAGAAATCTGGTCTGAGTGGGGTGGCACCAGAAAGTGAAGAAACTGCTGATATAGAATCAGGACTGAGCAAGTACAACCACCCAGATGAAACTGGCTCCAAGGCAAGTTCTTCTAGTGTTCCGAAAGAAGAGACTGGTGGCGAACCCTCCAAGGGCTCTGGTGATCCAGCAAACTTAAATCTTGGGAACGGGGAGGTGAAGGATAgcaattatgattatgaacctgaGAAACAGATTGTTCCAGAGGATTTACCTATCCAGCAGAGTGCTGTGGAGGGTGACATCTCGGGCAAGAATGGATCTGATTTACTAACTTTGAGCAAGTTCGCCAATGTGCCAACGAAAACACGCTCTGCATTGTCATGTAGGACCTCCAGGGTTGATCAAGTTCCCAATAATGAAGATGAAGGCACTTCTGGTATTGGGCTTAACAAAGGATCTGAAGATTCAGTTCAAGATGGCCTGGACAATGTTTCTGCAGCTGATGTGCTAGCAAATGCACCTCATGATTCAAATTGTCCCAACTCTGAAATAACTGAAGTAGCTGTTGTCCAGTCTGCCAAGGATGTGGATGAAGAAGGCCCTGAATATGGTGCTGTGCAGGGAAAATGTGTGAGGTCTCATTCTTTTCCGGTTAGAGCTTTTATACATGACAACGAACAAGAATCAAGCCTGGGGCCTTCTGGTTTTGGAAGGTCCACCTCAGTCAAAGAGCGAGGTGAGAAACGGGCTGCAGAAGGCAGTGATTTTAGCGAGGTGGTGAAGAAACCTAGAGAATGGCTTCCATCCTTGGTTAACACCACTGATGAGCTCTTGCACCTCTctaatttgaatgaaaatgcAGGGGGTTCTCAAGAAGAGAGGGTTTCACCTGATCAGCAAGTCACCATGGCTGCTACTCAAGACACTTATGTTAGTAATTGTCGATTTCCAAGAACTGGTGGTGAACCAGGATTCAAGTATGCACAAGAGAAACAGCTTTTTCCTAGTTCATTTAAAATCGTTGATCTTAATCTCATGGAAACATCTGATATGAATGACACACATCGTAGTGATCCAGTTCTCACACACCCATCTATTATGACAATCGGAAAACAAGCACCACAGGTTGACATTGATTTGTCAATGAGTAATTCCAACATTTCTGGTGAATATACTAGACATATGACTGATGGTAAGCAGGTTGAAATAATTGATTTAGAGAATGATACCCTGGAAGACAAAGACTTTGATAGTTCACAAAGAAA GACGGAGATTGCATTTAATGGGACAGAAGGTTTTCCCAACCATTCACAGAATGTTGGTAATGTTACTGATGTTCAGGATAACTATGATGGTCTTATGCTCTCAGAGTTTCTCAGCAATTTCCCAAATTGTACCTCTGTTCCGGAGAACATAAATCCACTGCCAAACGAAATGGGCCTTGACAATGGAGAG GGGACTCTTGGTGATGATGACTCGATTTATATGTCCCTGGGAGAAATACCATTAA GCTTCATACCTGCCTGGGAGCAGCCAACACCGCAGGAGTATGAGAAGCCCTTTTGA
- the LOC133695121 gene encoding uncharacterized protein At4g26450-like isoform X1 gives MHARHRSPGNGYRSGAMGVGVGASRISPDTSARGHGFYNSEHRSFNNRGFGRGQGHPRSFRQPPQPPTQKGDVLMEAGRLAAEYLVSKGLLPQSALSGKWQNGGFKMQAGDYQDFRQQEDLMHEGRTSAHSRLGSGASDTGLSRRRYSDDFNSRNHVKGRRRGEHYRGYSAEWGREYGRSGPLSDRNRVSPDMEGQSDTVSEHYEEQQVSNDVGDGMEKSGLSGVAPESEETADIESGLSKYNHPDETGSKASSSSVPKEETGGEPSKGSGDPANLNLGNGEVKDSNYDYEPEKQIVPEDLPIQQSAVEGDISGKNGSDLLTLSKFANVPTKTRSALSCRTSRVDQVPNNEDEGTSGIGLNKGSEDSVQDGLDNVSAADVLANAPHDSNCPNSEITEVAVVQSAKDVDEEGPEYGAVQGKCVRSHSFPVRAFIHDNEQESSLGPSGFGRSTSVKERGEKRAAEGSDFSEVVKKPREWLPSLVNTTDELLHLSNLNENAGGSQEERVSPDQQVTMAATQDTYVSNCRFPRTGGEPGFKYAQEKQLFPSSFKIVDLNLMETSDMNDTHRSDPVLTHPSIMTIGKQAPQVDIDLSMSNSNISGEYTRHMTDGKQVEIIDLENDTLEDKDFDSSQRKTEIAFNGTEGFPNHSQNVGNVTDVQDNYDGLMLSEFLSNFPNCTSVPENINPLPNEMGLDNGEGTLGDDDSIYMSLGEIPLSCTNAFLRPLTIEASYLPGSSQHRRSMRSPFDSAFL, from the exons ATGCATGCTAGGCATAGAAGTCCTGGAAATGGATACAGGTCTGGTGCCATGGGGGTGGGCGTGGGTGCATCCAGGATATCACCAGATACTTCAGCTAGAGGCCATGGCTTTTACAATTCCGAACACAGAAGCTTCAATAACCGTGGCTTTGGCCGCGGCCAGGGCCACCCCAGATCTTTTCGCCAACCTCCTCAGCCACCGACACAGAAAGGTGATGTTTTGATGGAAGCTGGTAGGCTTGCAGCTGAGTATTTAGTTTCCAAGGGATTGTTACCTCAGAGTGCACTTTCTGGTAAATGGCAGAATGGTGGTTTCAAAATGCAAGCTGGGGATTATCAGGACTTTAGGCAACAAGAAGACCTTATGCATGAGGGCCGAACATCTGCCCATTCTCGGCTAGGGAGTGGCGCTTCTGATACTGGACTGAGCAGGAGAAGATACTCTGATGACTTCAATTCGAGGAATCATGTGAAAGGAAGGAGGAGAGGAGAACATTACCGGGGTTATAGCGCTGAGTGGGGTAGAGAATATGGGAGGAGTGGGCCATTGTCGGATAGGAATAGAGTGTCCCCTGATATGGAGGGGCAGAGTGATACAGTTTCTGAACACTATGAAGAGCAGCAAGTTAGCAATGATGTTGGTGATGGGATGGAGAAATCTGGTCTGAGTGGGGTGGCACCAGAAAGTGAAGAAACTGCTGATATAGAATCAGGACTGAGCAAGTACAACCACCCAGATGAAACTGGCTCCAAGGCAAGTTCTTCTAGTGTTCCGAAAGAAGAGACTGGTGGCGAACCCTCCAAGGGCTCTGGTGATCCAGCAAACTTAAATCTTGGGAACGGGGAGGTGAAGGATAgcaattatgattatgaacctgaGAAACAGATTGTTCCAGAGGATTTACCTATCCAGCAGAGTGCTGTGGAGGGTGACATCTCGGGCAAGAATGGATCTGATTTACTAACTTTGAGCAAGTTCGCCAATGTGCCAACGAAAACACGCTCTGCATTGTCATGTAGGACCTCCAGGGTTGATCAAGTTCCCAATAATGAAGATGAAGGCACTTCTGGTATTGGGCTTAACAAAGGATCTGAAGATTCAGTTCAAGATGGCCTGGACAATGTTTCTGCAGCTGATGTGCTAGCAAATGCACCTCATGATTCAAATTGTCCCAACTCTGAAATAACTGAAGTAGCTGTTGTCCAGTCTGCCAAGGATGTGGATGAAGAAGGCCCTGAATATGGTGCTGTGCAGGGAAAATGTGTGAGGTCTCATTCTTTTCCGGTTAGAGCTTTTATACATGACAACGAACAAGAATCAAGCCTGGGGCCTTCTGGTTTTGGAAGGTCCACCTCAGTCAAAGAGCGAGGTGAGAAACGGGCTGCAGAAGGCAGTGATTTTAGCGAGGTGGTGAAGAAACCTAGAGAATGGCTTCCATCCTTGGTTAACACCACTGATGAGCTCTTGCACCTCTctaatttgaatgaaaatgcAGGGGGTTCTCAAGAAGAGAGGGTTTCACCTGATCAGCAAGTCACCATGGCTGCTACTCAAGACACTTATGTTAGTAATTGTCGATTTCCAAGAACTGGTGGTGAACCAGGATTCAAGTATGCACAAGAGAAACAGCTTTTTCCTAGTTCATTTAAAATCGTTGATCTTAATCTCATGGAAACATCTGATATGAATGACACACATCGTAGTGATCCAGTTCTCACACACCCATCTATTATGACAATCGGAAAACAAGCACCACAGGTTGACATTGATTTGTCAATGAGTAATTCCAACATTTCTGGTGAATATACTAGACATATGACTGATGGTAAGCAGGTTGAAATAATTGATTTAGAGAATGATACCCTGGAAGACAAAGACTTTGATAGTTCACAAAGAAA GACGGAGATTGCATTTAATGGGACAGAAGGTTTTCCCAACCATTCACAGAATGTTGGTAATGTTACTGATGTTCAGGATAACTATGATGGTCTTATGCTCTCAGAGTTTCTCAGCAATTTCCCAAATTGTACCTCTGTTCCGGAGAACATAAATCCACTGCCAAACGAAATGGGCCTTGACAATGGAGAG GGGACTCTTGGTGATGATGACTCGATTTATATGTCCCTGGGAGAAATACCATTAA GCTGTACAAACGCATTTTTACGACCATTAACCATCGAG GCTTCATACCTGCCTGGGAGCAGCCAACACCGCAGGAGTATGAGAAGCCCTTTTGATTCAGCGTTTCTTTGA
- the LOC133695121 gene encoding uncharacterized protein At4g26450-like isoform X3 — translation MHARHRSPGNGYRSGAMGVGVGASRISPDTSARGHGFYNSEHRSFNNRGFGRGQGHPRSFRQPPQPPTQKGDVLMEAGRLAAEYLVSKGLLPQSALSGKWQNGGFKMQAGDYQDFRQQEDLMHEGRTSAHSRLGSGASDTGLSRRRYSDDFNSRNHVKGRRRGEHYRGYSAEWGREYGRSGPLSDRNRVSPDMEGQSDTVSEHYEEQQVSNDVGDGMEKSGLSGVAPESEETADIESGLSKYNHPDETGSKASSSSVPKEETGGEPSKGSGDPANLNLGNGEVKDSNYDYEPEKQIVPEDLPIQQSAVEGDISGKNGSDLLTLSKFANVPTKTRSALSCRTSRVDQVPNNEDEGTSGIGLNKGSEDSVQDGLDNVSAADVLANAPHDSNCPNSEITEVAVVQSAKDVDEEGPEYGAVQGKCVRSHSFPVRAFIHDNEQESSLGPSGFGRSTSVKERGEKRAAEGSDFSEVVKKPREWLPSLVNTTDELLHLSNLNENAGGSQEERVSPDQQVTMAATQDTYVSNCRFPRTGGEPGFKYAQEKQLFPSSFKIVDLNLMETSDMNDTHRSDPVLTHPSIMTIGKQAPQVDIDLSMSNSNISGEYTRHMTDGKQVEIIDLENDTLEDKDFDSSQRKTEIAFNGTEGFPNHSQNVGNVTDVQDNYDGLMLSEFLSNFPNCTSVPENINPLPNEMGLDNGEASYLPGSSQHRRSMRSPFDSAFL, via the exons ATGCATGCTAGGCATAGAAGTCCTGGAAATGGATACAGGTCTGGTGCCATGGGGGTGGGCGTGGGTGCATCCAGGATATCACCAGATACTTCAGCTAGAGGCCATGGCTTTTACAATTCCGAACACAGAAGCTTCAATAACCGTGGCTTTGGCCGCGGCCAGGGCCACCCCAGATCTTTTCGCCAACCTCCTCAGCCACCGACACAGAAAGGTGATGTTTTGATGGAAGCTGGTAGGCTTGCAGCTGAGTATTTAGTTTCCAAGGGATTGTTACCTCAGAGTGCACTTTCTGGTAAATGGCAGAATGGTGGTTTCAAAATGCAAGCTGGGGATTATCAGGACTTTAGGCAACAAGAAGACCTTATGCATGAGGGCCGAACATCTGCCCATTCTCGGCTAGGGAGTGGCGCTTCTGATACTGGACTGAGCAGGAGAAGATACTCTGATGACTTCAATTCGAGGAATCATGTGAAAGGAAGGAGGAGAGGAGAACATTACCGGGGTTATAGCGCTGAGTGGGGTAGAGAATATGGGAGGAGTGGGCCATTGTCGGATAGGAATAGAGTGTCCCCTGATATGGAGGGGCAGAGTGATACAGTTTCTGAACACTATGAAGAGCAGCAAGTTAGCAATGATGTTGGTGATGGGATGGAGAAATCTGGTCTGAGTGGGGTGGCACCAGAAAGTGAAGAAACTGCTGATATAGAATCAGGACTGAGCAAGTACAACCACCCAGATGAAACTGGCTCCAAGGCAAGTTCTTCTAGTGTTCCGAAAGAAGAGACTGGTGGCGAACCCTCCAAGGGCTCTGGTGATCCAGCAAACTTAAATCTTGGGAACGGGGAGGTGAAGGATAgcaattatgattatgaacctgaGAAACAGATTGTTCCAGAGGATTTACCTATCCAGCAGAGTGCTGTGGAGGGTGACATCTCGGGCAAGAATGGATCTGATTTACTAACTTTGAGCAAGTTCGCCAATGTGCCAACGAAAACACGCTCTGCATTGTCATGTAGGACCTCCAGGGTTGATCAAGTTCCCAATAATGAAGATGAAGGCACTTCTGGTATTGGGCTTAACAAAGGATCTGAAGATTCAGTTCAAGATGGCCTGGACAATGTTTCTGCAGCTGATGTGCTAGCAAATGCACCTCATGATTCAAATTGTCCCAACTCTGAAATAACTGAAGTAGCTGTTGTCCAGTCTGCCAAGGATGTGGATGAAGAAGGCCCTGAATATGGTGCTGTGCAGGGAAAATGTGTGAGGTCTCATTCTTTTCCGGTTAGAGCTTTTATACATGACAACGAACAAGAATCAAGCCTGGGGCCTTCTGGTTTTGGAAGGTCCACCTCAGTCAAAGAGCGAGGTGAGAAACGGGCTGCAGAAGGCAGTGATTTTAGCGAGGTGGTGAAGAAACCTAGAGAATGGCTTCCATCCTTGGTTAACACCACTGATGAGCTCTTGCACCTCTctaatttgaatgaaaatgcAGGGGGTTCTCAAGAAGAGAGGGTTTCACCTGATCAGCAAGTCACCATGGCTGCTACTCAAGACACTTATGTTAGTAATTGTCGATTTCCAAGAACTGGTGGTGAACCAGGATTCAAGTATGCACAAGAGAAACAGCTTTTTCCTAGTTCATTTAAAATCGTTGATCTTAATCTCATGGAAACATCTGATATGAATGACACACATCGTAGTGATCCAGTTCTCACACACCCATCTATTATGACAATCGGAAAACAAGCACCACAGGTTGACATTGATTTGTCAATGAGTAATTCCAACATTTCTGGTGAATATACTAGACATATGACTGATGGTAAGCAGGTTGAAATAATTGATTTAGAGAATGATACCCTGGAAGACAAAGACTTTGATAGTTCACAAAGAAA GACGGAGATTGCATTTAATGGGACAGAAGGTTTTCCCAACCATTCACAGAATGTTGGTAATGTTACTGATGTTCAGGATAACTATGATGGTCTTATGCTCTCAGAGTTTCTCAGCAATTTCCCAAATTGTACCTCTGTTCCGGAGAACATAAATCCACTGCCAAACGAAATGGGCCTTGACAATGGAGAG GCTTCATACCTGCCTGGGAGCAGCCAACACCGCAGGAGTATGAGAAGCCCTTTTGATTCAGCGTTTCTTTGA